The Cloacibacterium sp. TD35 region AGATTGCTCATCATCGCTATTGATGGAATTTTACCAAGTTCACCAATGACAAAAGAAGAGGCCATGGAAGAATTGAGAGCAGATGTGAGAGAAGATATTTTAGCAAAAACGATTGCAGAACAACGTCAGAAAACAAAAATTGTAATAGAACCAAGTTTTAATGCTGAACTTGAGAAGAATTTTAAGAAATAATTATAATAAAAATTATAGGAAATCTCGCAGAGAATCATAATTTTGCAAATCAGTTAAAAATTTAACAATGATTAAAAACATGAAATATTTATTTGCATTGAGTTTTTTGGTAACGCTCATTTCTTTTAATGCAAATGCACAAGTGAAAAAAGGAGATTTAGTAGATGGAATTTCTGCAGTGGTAGGAGGTGAAATTGTATTAGAATCAGATATTTTAGAACAACAAAATTACGCTGCTCAACAAGGTGCTGCACAAACCAATAAATGCGAATTTATGGAGCAGATTTTGAGTAATAAACTTTTAATTTATAAAGCTAAAAAAGATACTCTTATTCAAGACAGAACAGCTGCGATTAGAGCACAAGCTGGTGATAAATACAATCAGATTTTATCTCAGTTCCCGTCAGAAAGAGCTATGTTAGATGCTTATAAATTTCGTTCTTCATACGAAATGAAAAACGTTATTGAGAAAATGGATGTTGATAACTATTATGGTCAAGCTAAATATGCGCTGATTACAGATAAAGTAAATATCACGCCTAATGAAGTAACCGATTTTTATAACGCTTTCAAATACCAGTTGCCACAAGTAAAAGATGAGGTAGTGCTTTCTAAAATTGTAATGTTTCCTAAACTTACAGATGCACACAAGCAAGAAATCATCGATAAACTTAAAAAAATCAAACAAGATATCTTAAACGGAGAATCTTTTGAAAATAAAGCGAGAATCTATTCTGATGACCCAGGTTCAGCTGCAAATGGTGGTTTGTATACCAACATCGGAAGAGGTAAAATGGTGAAAATTTTCGAAGCTACAGCACTTAATCTTCAAGAAGGAGAAATTTCTGATCCTGTAGAATCTGAATTTGGTTTCCACATTATTCAATTGGTTAAAAAATCAGGTAAATTGTACGATGCAAGACACATATTACTAAAATCTGAAGCAAATGCTGAAGAAATAGCAGCTGCAAAAGCAGAAATGGAGCAAATTAGAAAAGATATCCTTGAAGGAAAAATTACTTTCAAAGATGCAGCCTACAAACATTCTGATGATAAAAACACTAAGTTTAATGCAGGCGTAATTCCAGCAGAAGACGGTTCAGACAGACAAGAAAAAATTAATCTTCCAGCAACTATTGCTTATCAAATTGCAGGGGTAAATAAAGGAGATTTAACAGAAGTTTTCATGGATGAACTCAATCAGAAAAAAGCCGTAGTATTAATGAAAGTGAATGACATTATTCCTGAACATTCTCTAGATATTGCTACAGATTTTGAAAGAATTAAAAGTTTTGCTCTAAACAAAAAGAAAAATGAAGTCTTAGAAAAATGGGTAAAAGAAAATCTAGCAGATACTTTTATCTCATTAGACAATCGTTACAAAGATTGCCAGTTTAAAACCGATTGGAACAAAGCAGCAATCGTAAAATAATTTTAAAAATTTTCAACTATAAAAATCCCGAAATTTTTCGGGATTTTTTATTTTAAATGGATTTAGATTTTAACA contains the following coding sequences:
- a CDS encoding peptidylprolyl isomerase; its protein translation is MKYLFALSFLVTLISFNANAQVKKGDLVDGISAVVGGEIVLESDILEQQNYAAQQGAAQTNKCEFMEQILSNKLLIYKAKKDTLIQDRTAAIRAQAGDKYNQILSQFPSERAMLDAYKFRSSYEMKNVIEKMDVDNYYGQAKYALITDKVNITPNEVTDFYNAFKYQLPQVKDEVVLSKIVMFPKLTDAHKQEIIDKLKKIKQDILNGESFENKARIYSDDPGSAANGGLYTNIGRGKMVKIFEATALNLQEGEISDPVESEFGFHIIQLVKKSGKLYDARHILLKSEANAEEIAAAKAEMEQIRKDILEGKITFKDAAYKHSDDKNTKFNAGVIPAEDGSDRQEKINLPATIAYQIAGVNKGDLTEVFMDELNQKKAVVLMKVNDIIPEHSLDIATDFERIKSFALNKKKNEVLEKWVKENLADTFISLDNRYKDCQFKTDWNKAAIVK